Sequence from the Argentina anserina chromosome 7, drPotAnse1.1, whole genome shotgun sequence genome:
ATACATTAAGTTGAATTCGAAATACTCATAAACAGCCACGATGGAAACCAGGTTTGTCATCATGTATGAGAAAACAGGAAATGCATATGTACGTTTTTACTTTAGGCCAAAATATTTAAATGAAAGTTGTGTTTTGTCCTTAAGACGGATCGCCAATAAACTTGTACCTACAGAATGGCAGAAAATAATGAAGGTCATGCAATCGGAATTTATCTCGGCACAAAGTATTCGTGTGTGGGAGTTTGGAAGCATGATAATGTAGAAATCATAGTGAATGAACAGGGCAACATGACCACGCCATCATGTGTTGCCTTCACAGATACTGAGCCACTGGTAGGGGATGCAGCATTCAATCAAGTCGTAAGAAACCCCGAAAACACTGTGGTTGGTAAGGCTTCTTCTCGTCCATATTCTTATAATCATTATGTACATTTCCGTGATGTGTGACTGGATACATATTTTCTTGAACTTTCTCTACTGTTTTGCTTCTAAAGGAGTTGAAGACTTCATCCtagttttgaacttttgatatGTGTCCTTGTAGAACATGGATCAAGggtttaaaagaaaaatctaCGTACATATTAGAAAGAATGCATTGCAACATGCAGCATCTTCTGAAAGAAAACTGATTTGAACCAATTTGCAGATGCAAAGCGATTAATTGGCAGGAAATTCAGTGACACATCTGTTCAGACTGATAAGAAGCGCTGGCCGTTCAAGGTGAACGAAGGTCCTGATGATAAGCCTATGATTTTGGTCACTCACGAAGGCGAAGATAAACAGTACACTGCTGAATAAATCTCAACCATGATTCTTGCAAATATGCGGAAATTGCTGAAGCCTATATTGGATCAACTGTGAAGAATCCAGTAATCACAGTACCTGCTTACTTCAATAATTCACAGCGTCTGGCTACAAAAAGAGCCGGTATTTCTGCAGGCCTAAATGTGTTGCGTATTATTAATGAACCAACTGCAGCAGCCATTGCGTATGGCCTTGACAAGAAGGCTGGCTGGTATAGCAAGAGAAATGTACTCATATTTGTTTTGGGAGGGGGCAGTGGCAGATCCAGAATTTGGACATGAGGTGAGTTTTTAGTTTGGCCaaagacaaaaaaatattttttaccGCTACAACCATATAAATTGTAAATAGAATaatattatgaaaatcaaaaacattagaaaacacagtaattttttcttttcaaattgattAGCTAGAATCTCAATAACTCGTAATtgtaatttcaaaatcaatagatagagggaagatgattagaagagttttaatttgagaaattttgattatttaagaagaagaaaactgatttacaatatatatatatatcgataaaAAACTAGAAAATATAATAGAACCAGAACAAAGAATTGAAAGAAGAAAGTGTGGAAGAGATAACTAAATAACAAATGTCAGAGGTGTATGATGAGTATAATTAGGAGGTCACATCAACACCCTATATATTTTAGAACATAATGTATAAATCACTCTTGTAAAATTTCATACAATTACTATGTTGAGAAATTCAAGAGGAGACATAATATGGATGTCAGTAGAGACATCAGAACCCTGAGGAGGCTAAGAAATTCATGTGAAAAGGCAAAAAGGAGACTTTCATTTACAACTAaaactgaaattgaaattgaatgtTTTCATCGAGGTATTGATTTCTATATAACTTTTACTCGTGCGAAATTTGAACAGCTCAACCTTGATTTCTTTAATAAGTGTATGGATCCAGTGGAGAAGTGTTTGGAGGATGCTAATATGGATGTAGGTAGTGTAAATGATGTCGTTCTTGCTGGTGGCTCTTCTAGATTCCCAAAGGTGCAGCAACTGCTACAGAATGTGTTCAAGGGGAAGGAGCTGCGCAAGAGCATAAATCCTGATGAGGCAATAGCATATGGTGCAGCCGTTCAAGCTGCAGTCTTGACGGGCGGAAACTTTCATGGAAAACTTCAAGACTACACTCTCTTGGATATCACCCCTCTCTCACTTGGGGTGCGGTGTGTTGATACTTCTGACCCTCTAGACTTTAAGAGATACATTCATATGGTGATTCCAAGAAATTCTTGCATTCCCATCAAGAGGAATACGATCATAGCTTCTAGTTGTGACAACCAACAGGGTACTTGCTTCCCGGTTTATGAGGGTGAGAGTGAACTACCCGAAGAACATAACTTTCTAGGTAAACGTTTTCACTTTATGGCATTCCTCCAGCTCCTAAGGGTGAAGCTAAATTTGATGTTTGGTTTGATATTGATGTAAATGGTATCTTAAGTGTCTCTGCTGAGGACATGTCCACAGGCCAGAAGAATGGGATTACAATCAACAGTGAAAGAAGTACTTTTGAAGGTATCGAGAGTGCAATGTAGGAAGTTGTTAATCTTATGTTATCCTAAGACTGATCAGAAGGTGTTTCTTTTGGACTAATTTCATTTATGAATgtgctccttcattggctatTGGTCATTAGTCTCTTTTATCTAACTCCCAGTTATGAAACAAACCTTGTTTATATTGTTTGACGACATTTTTTTTCGCATTTAGCCTATTTCAGATGTAAATCTATTGCATTTTCTTGAGTACGTATGGTGTTTTATTATATTCTTTAATGTGCCATGATAGAAAAATCTAGGGAGATGATTGTCATCTTCTCTGAGACCCCCCTTCCATTAACATTGAGCTAATGCTTCTTCATTCAACAACAGTTACCAATACACGACAGTTCATCTCTGTGAGTGAGAACTCAACTTCTTACCAATACACAGCAGTTACCTGTTTAACCTACATTCACATCGGCTACAACTATATTTAggaaaaatttctcaaaacttTATGTAGTTCCATACAACTTTCACTGCCATTTTTAAAGGGAGATACACACTTACAGCTCTTCAAGGTTTTGCATATACGAGCTCATTGCTCAATCGGAAAGCTACCTTAATAGGTGTTAGAATTCGGTTTTTGCTGTTGGATCGGATAGTGTCTCTCTTCACGATTGTGAATGGAATTCCTAGTTAAACCTCAAGGCAATGCAATTGGAGACGGTCAAACTTTCAGTATTCCACAAAACTCCTTTGCTACTAGTACGCCAAGTACAAAAGTCCTCTATTAAACAAGGATAAAATTGTAAACTTCTTATTTTCAGTAACGAAGTAGCCGATATAAAGATAGCCTGAGAAATCAGAACCTCATAGCTCCCGCTCTCTCCGATATCCTTCTTCCGGTCAATCTTTCCCGTCCGACGACTCCAAATTTGACTCCTTTCCCTGTCCCCTGACCTTTCCCCTATCAAAGATCTCACCTTTTTTTCCCAATTCTAATTCTAggtttagggttagggtttccgCCCCCAAATCAAAAACCCCTGAATCCAATTCCACCATGGGGAAGAACGACTTCCTAACCCCGAAGGCGATCGCAAACCGCATCAAAGCCAAAGGCCTCCAGAAGCTCCGGTGGTACTGCCAGATGTGCCAGAAGCAGTGCCGCGACGAGAACGGCTTCAAGTGCCACTGCATGAGCGAGAGCCACCAGCGCCAGATGCTCATCTTCGGCGAGAACCCCCACCGCGTCGTCGAAGGCTACACCGAGGAGTTCGAGTCCAGCTTCCTCGAGCACATGAAGCGCAGCCACCGCTTCAGCCGCATCGCCGCCACCGTCGTCTACAACGAGTACATCAACGACCGCCACCACGTCCACATGAACTCCACGGAGTGGGCCACGCTGACGGAGTTCGTCAAGCATTTGGGCCGGACCGGCAAGTGCAAGGTGGAGGAGACGCCGAAGGGGTGGTTCATAACGTACATTGATCGCGATTCGGAGACTTTGTTTAAGGAGAGGGAGAAGCTGAAGAGAGTGAAGGCCGATCtggcggaggaggagaagcAGGAGAGGGAGATTAAGAAGCAGATTGAGAGGGTTTATCAGTCGATGCCGGTTTCGGACAATGTGGATGGTCAGGGTGGTGAGGGGGTGAGTAGGGAGCTGAAAATCGAGGCTGGTGTGAAGATTGGCTTCGCGCTTGGGGGAGGGAAGAAGGAGAGAGGGGAGAGTTCGAAGCTGGTCTTTGAGGAGGTGGAGGATGAAAAGAAGAGTAAGAAGGCGAAAACTGGTGGTGGCGGTGGGGCAGGGAGCGCGGCGTTGGAGGAGTTGAtgagggaggaggagaggaagaaggAGAGGGTGAATAGGAAGGACTATTGGGTGTGTGAGGGGATTATTGTGAAGGTTATGAGTAAGGCGTTGGCGGAGAAGGGGTACTATAAGCAGAAAGGGGTTGTGAGGAAAGTGATTGATAAGTATGTTGGAGAGATTCAGATGCTTGAGAGTAAGCATGTGTTGAGAGTTGATCAGAAGGAGCTTGAGACGGTGATTCCGCAGATTGGCTGCCTTGTGAAGATAGTGAACGGGGCGTATAGAGGGTCGAATGCAAGGTTGCTGGCGGTGGACACGGATAAGTTTTGTGCTAAGGTGCAGATAGAGAAGGGTGTGTATGATGGTAGGGTGCTTCAAGCTGTTGACTATGAGGATATTTGTAAACTTGCCTAGTTTGTGCGCGTTTGATAGACTTTCGGCTTATGATGGAGATTCAGCCGCCTCAATGCGGATAATCATCTGCTTTTCAAAGGTGTTACCCTGTTTTGGAACTCTTGATACTTTTCAATCATTATCtgttttaaaaattttaaatgTTTTGGTTATTTGAATAACTAAGAATGTAGCCTTTGACAGTTTTCAATACTATTCCTTTTACTGTTTATCTATCTGTCTTGCACTTGTTTGCACAATACAACACACACATTGCATGGCTCTTGACCTAAGCTTGTTTAAATTCTTACAAATTTATGTATGATCAATATAATTTGACTGTTGATATGGATTAGAAATGTAAACTGCTATCTAAATTGTATGTAGCAGTCACATGTGCAAAGTAGTTCATTAATGTTGATAGTGGTTAGAGGATAAGTATTCCCTGAAATTTGCAGCACATGATTTTTAGTTTCCCTAGTTACTTGTTCTTCCACAACTGTCTGTGATGCTGATTGCCAATTTTCTAGCTCCCTTTGACCGACCTTTATTATGTTGTATGATTAGTTATGCTGTATGGTCCTTTGCTTTAGTAATtaaacaaagtgaacatgtaGTTCTGAACTCTCCTTAAATCACCTGAATTTTGCACAATTGTTCATAAGACCACAGTTATGACCCTATGTTTTTTCTTATGGTTGGAATGCAAGCTTCTTTTCAGTGGTTACATTCTcatttctttgttctctcaTAAAGTCATCATCACATCTGATGTTCTCTGCAATTTTATTGTCATATACTTGTCTTTTCCTTTTATATGTATTCTCTGTGTGGTGTAAAGTCTGAATCTTTTGTTATCTATCTTGCAGCATCCGGCATTATTCGTCAGATTAAGTTTCACTGATTGCCAGTAGATAATCGAGGTAGTGTGGTTTCTGGTTAGGTGTGATTTCAAAGGCAATTGTTTGTCAGATTATGAGGTTTGCATATTGTCTGATCAGAGCGTACCAATGACCATTTTATTTCCGTGGTGTGCTGCTTACAGCCTCAGCTGTCTATACGTTGACTATGATATATGAAAATAGCAAATTTCCATACACGCTTTCTTACGAATGCTTTTCAATTAAATTCATTTGGTTATTCTGCTTTTGATGGTGTTAAACATGAAACTTTTTACATCATGCATTTCACTATTTCCTGGTTCTGGTTTTGCACTTGCAAAATTCCTGAAGATGTGAATGCTTCTTAACTTACGGCAACCAGGAGCTTGCGTACTACTGACAATACAAGCCTACTAAGTCACTTGCTggtaggggtggacacgggtccattcggttcggttttggacaaaacccataacccaacccaaattttaaattcggttcggttcggttcggtttttctattttagagactgtgacccacaacccaacccaacccgtacggttcggttcggttcggtttttttttcggttttacccgtatgtaaaatacgtaatattatatattaattttaaaagtacaaaatttaacataaagatgaaaaactaatagtctaatgattatttcatacctaattgacttatgcctcatcatttagcccgtggatctgaaaagctcgccgaggcccgcaagcccgatgggtttttacctgaaaataacactaatatgtcataagggaaaacccattaccaatatgcgaacactaaaagtcgtttgcatatatgaaatcacctaatttttgtcaccgattgtgtgcggtcgcacaaaaaaaatccatttggcaaagccccggtcaatgaggattttaatatgtcaaaacgccttttttcttgaccataattatggacgatcaatcaatatccaaatcggacgaaatttttacgggttccctaaatatatatattgatcacatctgctggtgtcgatcgaccatatttcgaactggagttatcgattactgaagtgtccactaatgtatcatacctttatattacattttataataaaactatcgcattatgaaacgactatatgaaggaaacttttagggatcgatcgacaccatccgatgtgatcagtatatatatttagtgaccatgtcaaaatttcatccaattcggacctagtttgaccgtcagaatttccggtaaactgaaaacaccactaatttgtcctaaaggagaatccattacaaagatgcgagcgccgaaagccgtttgcatatctgaagtcacctgatttttgttacctatcttgcgcggtcgcactgaagaaatctatttggtaaagcctcggtcaatgaggttttattatgtgaaaacgcctctttcttggttgaccgtaggtacgaacggtcaaaccatgtccaaaatggacgaaatttttacggggtccctaaatatatataccaatcacatctgctggtgtcgatcgaccatatttcgaattagagttgacgatcacctaagtgtcaactaatgtatcataacctttatattaggtttaaaataaaactatcgcattatgaagcgactatataaagaaaacttctagggatcgatcgacaccagccgatgtgatcgttatatatatttagtgaccctataaaaatttcatccaattcggacctcatttaaccgtcggaatttttggtaaatcgaaaacatcactattatgccataagggaggacctattacaaatatgcgaacgccgaaagccgtttgcatatctgaaatcacctaatttttgttacttatcatgcggggtcgcactgaagaaatctatttggtaaatccccggtcaatgaggttttattatgtgaaaacgcctctttcttggttgaccgtaggtacgaacggtcaaaccatctccaaaatggacgaaatttttacggggtccctaaatatatataccaatcacatctgctggtgtcgatcgaccatatttcgaattagagttgacgatcacctaagtgtcaactaatgtatcataatctttatattaggttttaaaataaaactatcgcattatgaagtgactatgtgaaggaaacttctagggatcgatcgacgtcagccgatgtgatcgttatatatatttagtgaccctataaaaatttcatccaattcggacctcatttaaccgtcggaatttttggtaaatcgaaaacatcactattatgccataagggaggacctattacaaatatgcgaacgccgaaagccgtttgcatatctgaaatcacctaatttttgttacttatcatacggggtcgcactgaagaaatctatttggtaaagctccggtcaatgaggttttattatgtgaaaacgcctcttttttggttgaccgtagatacgaacggtcaaaccatgtccaaaatggacgaaatttttacggggtccctaaatatatataccaatcacatttgctggtgtcgatcgaccatatttcgaattagagttgacgatcacctaagtgtcaactaatgtatcataacctttatattaggtttaaaataaaactatcgcattatgaagcgactatatgaaggaaacttctagggatcgatcgataccagccgatgtgatcggtatatatatttagtgaccctataaaaatttcatccaattcggacatcaTTTAACCttcagaatttttggtaaatcgaaaacaccattattatgccataagggaggacctattacaaatatgcgaacgctgaaagccgtttgcatatctgaaatcacctaatttttgttatctatcatgcgcggtcgcactaaagaaatatatttggcaaagccccggtcaatagggtttcaatatgtgaaaacgcctcttttttagttaaccgtaggtacgaacggtcaaaccatgtccaaaacggacgaaatttttacggggtccctaaatatatataccaatcacatctgctggtgtcgatcgatcatatttcgaattagagttggcgatttcctaagtgtcaactaatgtatcataacatttatattatgtttaaaataaaactatcgcattatgaaggaagcaagacggctaaataatgcgcctcttatacattaggtcaattaggttagaaattatgtgcggctgtgaggccgaccacactaatttttttattaaaaaaataataataataatgtaaaattataaatatgacaaaatgatgtcgttttgtaacgttgaccattgacttcgggttgttcgggtcggttcggtttctaagggactgaacccaaaacccaacccaaatagaatcggttcggttcgatttttttcttttcggttcggtttgattcgggtttcggtttgttcggattcggtttgggttcgggtccggtttttttcggttttcgggtcagtttgtccacccctacTTGCTGGAGTTGGACTAATTGTGGCTCATTAAACAATTTGATGGGCAGGATTGCAGGAAGTTGTTGCTACTTTTGTGAACTTTGTTTATAACTGAACACAAGCAGTATTCACAATGGAAAAGTACACAGTTCTGTTAAATCAAGTTCCAGGCATTTCTTCATCAATTTGTATCAAACAATCATACAAGGAGACTGGTCAGTTCTCGGTAATCTACAGGTGGGAGTACTCTGACTTGCGGAAGTTTGGGATGAACCGAGACTGCTCATTTGGGAAAAACTTGTTAACCAACCCTTGCAACTGTGAACCATCTCTGGTCATAAATACGACTTAGCAACCAATCTGGTCCTGCACAATAAATACTGAGCTTAATTCATCAGTTAGCAAATTACCTGGGACATTGACTGAAGCAGTGCGCGGTCACTTCTAGGACTTATCACTTCCGGCCACAAGTTAGAGTTCTAGAATCAACTGATGGTTTAGGAGTGAAACTCATCGCTTGTGTAACCAACCAAGCTTCTAGATGTGTAGCTTACTAGCTTCATAACAACAAAGACTGATCAATGCAGGTCGATGTAACCAAAGACTTGCTTAGTGTACTTCCGTACTTATTAATAGGTACGTTTTTATGAGTCGTGTGTAGTTAGTTGGTCAGCCTCCATAGTTAGCTTTCCTACCCCAACCACACGCCATAATGGTATaatccaataccgcccaaaCTAACTACTACTACAACTCCTGTCCTACACTTCACTAATTCCCACATCGATATTTAAGAAGAACCCATAAAAACCAATACCGGatctaacactcccccttctCTCATTCCCACTCTGCAACTTTGTTTTGCTCAATTTGGTGAAACAGGTCTCATTCTCTCTAACCCGAGAAGATGAAGGTCACCGTGGTCACTAGGAGTGGCAGAGAGCTTTTCAAGGGCGGCCTTGAGCTCAGTGACTCTGTAAGCTCTTGTTTTCTTATTTGCAATTTGTGGGTATCTCTATGTCTTTCATTTGGGTTTTGGAGAGTATTGGACTTTGTTCCACTGGATTAGAGTTTTGTAGTTAAAGATTCGAAATTTGTGTGAATTTGGAGTGTTGGAGAATTAAAGTTTGGTTTTTTCTATGTTTTTGAGTATATTGGAACCAATTGGTTAGATTTTTCTGACTGTGTTCGGCAATCTGGGTTTTGTTGCAGGCCACAGTTGCTGATCTTCAGGAGGAGATCCACAAGCGATGTAAGTATTGCTGGAGTTGCTTCTGTTATAATTTGTATAGCTGTATAAGCATAGTTTTCGGCATGGTTTCTTTTCGGGTAAATTAACACCTTTTGAGTACTTTTCTGATTGATTAGTGACTTTGGAGCTTTCTTGCATCATTCATAGTTTCTTTTGGGTTTTGGAATAGTAGTAGATGCATAATTCACATCCTGTAGTACTTATGGAGATGGCAaactaattaaaaaattacaagTATTGATCAACAGCGAGAGCTATTTCCGTTgcaattaaataattaaagcaTCTGATAGCCTAGTCTAGATAATTGTCGTCAGAATTTGAAAGTTAATGAAGTACAAACTATGTAGAGCAATGGAATATCTTTAACTTTCACTTGAAGTATTGATATAATTGTTAAACAGTATCTCAAGGGAAATTACAAGGAGCACAAGTAGTTTCAAGTCTACTTTGAAATAATCCTTAAAATGTATTTCGTTTCAAGGAAAAATGAACAATCATGTTGCTTAATGTGTGAAGTACTCAATCTGTggtttaattttttgttgttaGAATATTGCCAATTTGGTCTATAAGCTGATGGCCAGAGCTTTTTACTGTGTGGTTTCTTTGTTCGAATTTAACTGAAATTCAAAGACCCTCTTGGACTGTTAGAAAATTTTGGATTTCCTGGCTATTTTCTAGGTTGGTATATATCACTACTCATGCTTTTGTCATCTAAGTTCCCTCCATTGagaattaaattaaaattagtaGAGATATGTGTAGGTGGGTACTTTATATCTTAAGAAAACTATAGCGTGATTGCATCTCTTATGTCAACAGCCAAAAAGTTCTATCCTTCAAGGCAGCGGCTTACTCTTCCCGTGCAACCAGGATCAAAAGAGAGGGCAGTTGTCCTTGCCTCCAAGAAGAGTCTCAAAGATTATTACAGTGGAAACTCAGACAGCTTAACTGTGGTTTTTAAGGACTTAGGCCCGCAAGTTGAATACAGAACACTCTTCTTCTTTGAGTATATTGGTCCTTTGCTCATTTATCCCATATTTTACTTCTTCCCTGTTTACCAGTACTTCGGCTTCAAAGGAGACCGTGTCATCCACCCAGTGCAGACATATGCACTATATTATTATTGCTTCCACTACTTTAAACGTATTATGGAAACATTTTTCATACATAGGTTCAGCCATGCAACCTCACCTGTCTCCTATGTGACCCGGAATTGTGCATATTATTGGAGCTTTGC
This genomic interval carries:
- the LOC126802480 gene encoding very-long-chain enoyl-CoA reductase is translated as MKVTVVTRSGRELFKGGLELSDSATVADLQEEIHKRSKKFYPSRQRLTLPVQPGSKERAVVLASKKSLKDYYSGNSDSLTVVFKDLGPQVEYRTLFFFEYIGPLLIYPIFYFFPVYQYFGFKGDRVIHPVQTYALYYYCFHYFKRIMETFFIHRFSHATSPVSYVTRNCAYYWSFAALMAYYVNHPLYTPVSDLQMKIGFGFGIVNQIANLYCHFLLRNLRSPDGSGGYQIPRGFLFNIVTCANYTTEIYQWLGFNIATQTVAGYLFAVVAASIMTNWALGKHRRLKKLFDGKDGRPKYPRRWVILPPFL
- the LOC126803882 gene encoding KIN17-like protein yields the protein MGKNDFLTPKAIANRIKAKGLQKLRWYCQMCQKQCRDENGFKCHCMSESHQRQMLIFGENPHRVVEGYTEEFESSFLEHMKRSHRFSRIAATVVYNEYINDRHHVHMNSTEWATLTEFVKHLGRTGKCKVEETPKGWFITYIDRDSETLFKEREKLKRVKADLAEEEKQEREIKKQIERVYQSMPVSDNVDGQGGEGVSRELKIEAGVKIGFALGGGKKERGESSKLVFEEVEDEKKSKKAKTGGGGGAGSAALEELMREEERKKERVNRKDYWVCEGIIVKVMSKALAEKGYYKQKGVVRKVIDKYVGEIQMLESKHVLRVDQKELETVIPQIGCLVKIVNGAYRGSNARLLAVDTDKFCAKVQIEKGVYDGRVLQAVDYEDICKLA